One window of Candidatus Microthrix subdominans genomic DNA carries:
- a CDS encoding nitroreductase family protein: MTRSGRTAKPEAAKFEIPSAEEALARLDMPLAEAMRTQRAVRRLHLDPVSHDVLLPLLELSLKAPTSSNSQDWSYLVVEDPEQKERLAKLYRPLFSAFDPVVTRLARGDGQALRQMAPGRWQAKHFAELPVFVIPCYRRSLKHRPVGRPQIAVSSFYGSVFPAVQNLLLECRAVGLGASIQTLPIWHIPSARRILGLPRKVNPVCIIPIGWPRGRYGPTTRRPIGEVVHLDRYGNQPFLHQQEDTE; encoded by the coding sequence GTGACGCGATCCGGCCGGACGGCCAAACCCGAAGCGGCGAAGTTCGAGATCCCATCGGCGGAGGAAGCGCTGGCGCGCCTCGACATGCCGCTTGCCGAGGCGATGCGAACCCAGCGGGCGGTTCGCAGGTTGCACCTCGACCCGGTGAGCCATGACGTGTTGTTGCCGTTGCTGGAGCTCTCGCTGAAGGCGCCGACCAGCAGCAACTCTCAGGACTGGTCCTATCTCGTCGTCGAGGACCCCGAGCAGAAGGAGCGGCTGGCCAAGCTGTACCGGCCGCTGTTCAGCGCCTTCGACCCGGTCGTCACCCGCCTGGCGCGGGGCGACGGTCAGGCGCTCCGGCAGATGGCTCCGGGCAGGTGGCAGGCGAAGCACTTCGCCGAGCTGCCGGTGTTCGTCATCCCGTGCTACCGACGCAGCCTGAAGCACCGTCCGGTCGGCCGTCCCCAGATTGCGGTGTCGTCGTTCTACGGGTCGGTGTTTCCGGCGGTGCAGAACCTGCTGTTGGAGTGCCGTGCGGTTGGCCTGGGTGCGTCGATCCAAACGCTGCCCATCTGGCACATCCCCTCGGCTCGACGGATTCTGGGCCTGCCCCGCAAGGTCAACCCGGTGTGCATCATCCCGATCGGTTGGCCACGCGGCCGGTACGGCCCCACCACCCGTCGCCCGATCGGCGAGGTGGTCCACCTCGACCGCTACGGCAACCAACCGTTTCTCCACCAGCAAGAGGACACCGAATGA
- a CDS encoding alcohol dehydrogenase catalytic domain-containing protein — MKAVRVIDGTPTIVDAPAPTGDGVLVDVVSASICGSDLHLIDNGLAEGRILGHELAGRTPDGRAVAVEPVGRCGHCNNCEDGYANHCDSMVAFGIFDDGGMAEQLMVPATCLHPLPIGVDLSTASIIEPLAVAVHGLHRSGASVGDRVAVVGAGPIGLALVAVCHAEGLVPDVSARHDHQRAAVERLGGSVGTTGGYDVVLDAVGTTESLAEAVRACRPEGRVGLVGTLWTPAIIDVGLCLKEVEIVPSTMYCSKGALSDFERAAGILAAEPSIASTMLTHRFPLDAAHEAFDAARDRSGGAIKVLFEV; from the coding sequence ATGAAAGCAGTCCGCGTCATCGACGGGACACCGACCATCGTCGATGCGCCCGCGCCCACCGGCGACGGCGTGCTCGTCGATGTCGTGTCGGCCAGCATCTGCGGCTCGGATCTGCACCTCATCGACAACGGCCTCGCCGAGGGCCGCATCCTCGGCCACGAGCTGGCCGGCCGCACTCCGGACGGCAGGGCGGTTGCGGTCGAACCGGTCGGCCGGTGCGGGCACTGCAATAACTGCGAGGACGGGTACGCCAACCACTGCGACTCGATGGTGGCCTTCGGAATCTTCGACGACGGTGGCATGGCCGAACAGTTGATGGTTCCCGCAACGTGTCTTCATCCGTTGCCCATCGGGGTCGACCTGTCGACCGCCTCCATCATCGAGCCGCTCGCGGTGGCGGTTCACGGGCTGCACCGTTCGGGTGCATCGGTGGGTGACCGGGTCGCCGTCGTCGGCGCCGGGCCCATCGGGCTCGCACTGGTGGCCGTGTGCCACGCCGAGGGCCTGGTCCCGGACGTCAGCGCTCGGCACGACCATCAGCGGGCCGCCGTCGAGCGGCTGGGCGGTTCGGTCGGGACGACCGGCGGCTACGACGTGGTGCTCGATGCCGTGGGCACGACGGAATCCCTCGCCGAGGCGGTTCGTGCCTGTCGGCCCGAGGGCAGGGTGGGGTTGGTCGGAACGTTGTGGACCCCGGCCATCATCGACGTTGGCCTGTGCCTCAAGGAGGTTGAGATCGTTCCGTCCACGATGTACTGCAGCAAGGGTGCCCTCAGCGATTTCGAACGGGCGGCGGGCATCCTCGCCGCCGAGCCATCGATCGCTTCCACGATGCTCACCCACCGTTTCCCGCTCGACGCAGCCCACGAGGCCTTCGACGCCGCACGCGATCGCTCGGGTGGAGCCATCAAGGTGCTCTTCGAGGTCTGA
- a CDS encoding TetR/AcrR family transcriptional regulator, with protein MARPRSESARNKLIAATAEILATHGVGALTAEEVARRSGVAKTTLYRHFGTADALVFATVQANVAALEPPDTGTLRGDLFEIHRTYLAVANARQSRELFVWMVARAIEDPANRELFRQVRVQPRGPTVLALQRAIARGELAPDLDMDLAMHVVQGPLISMRIVDDSDVSNGNLEHLIDMTVKALGAVES; from the coding sequence ATGGCACGACCCCGTAGCGAGAGCGCACGAAACAAGCTGATCGCAGCCACCGCTGAGATTCTCGCGACCCATGGTGTAGGTGCCCTGACAGCCGAGGAGGTGGCCCGCCGGTCCGGGGTCGCCAAGACCACGCTGTACCGACACTTCGGCACGGCCGACGCGCTGGTGTTCGCCACCGTCCAGGCCAACGTCGCAGCGCTGGAGCCGCCGGACACCGGAACGCTACGGGGCGACCTCTTCGAGATACACCGGACCTACCTCGCGGTGGCCAACGCTCGACAGAGCCGCGAGTTGTTCGTGTGGATGGTGGCCCGCGCCATCGAGGACCCAGCCAACCGGGAGTTGTTCCGACAGGTTCGTGTCCAGCCACGGGGACCGACCGTGTTGGCCCTCCAACGAGCGATCGCCAGGGGTGAGCTCGCCCCCGACCTCGACATGGACCTTGCAATGCACGTGGTCCAAGGACCGCTCATCTCGATGCGCATCGTCGACGACAGCGACGTCAGCAACGGGAACCTGGAGCACCTGATCGACATGACCGTGAAGGCGCTCGGCGCCGTCGAGTCGTAA
- a CDS encoding glycosyltransferase: MTATVVFCVTGWILGWIVFGRPRVLAPSADVIDDGPAPEPPVDQRRAIIVPARNEAHHIGGLLQDLTAATAIAAADSPGAAPTSTIIVVDDHSCDDTAELAAAVEGVVVVAAPDLPNGWTGKSWACWNGVSAALQRFDVAPAASDLQLVFIDADVNMTPEALDAVTSQQRFHGGLLSVQPRHITVSPYEQLSALFNIIAVMGVGAGHFRPPSGAFGPVFVTTLADYRRVGGHRSVRSEVAEDLALAQRYRDAGLAVNIRLGGDLISFRMYPNGVRSLLEGWTKNFTTGALSTRLLTLVATVLWVTALGSAALGLVDAIAGQSPLLYAGLYAAFVAQLAVMLHRVGRFRWWTAVLYPVGLATFFGVFAYSTWRTLVRRSTTWSGRTINLTSTAATVEAEPE; this comes from the coding sequence GTGACCGCCACCGTCGTCTTCTGTGTGACGGGCTGGATCCTCGGGTGGATCGTGTTCGGCCGCCCGCGGGTGTTGGCGCCAAGCGCTGATGTCATCGACGACGGACCAGCACCCGAACCTCCAGTGGACCAGCGACGGGCCATCATCGTCCCGGCCCGGAACGAAGCGCACCACATCGGCGGGCTGCTTCAGGACCTGACCGCCGCCACGGCAATCGCGGCGGCCGACAGCCCGGGTGCCGCTCCGACGTCGACGATCATCGTGGTCGACGATCACTCGTGCGACGACACCGCTGAACTTGCGGCCGCGGTCGAGGGTGTCGTCGTGGTCGCCGCCCCTGACCTGCCGAACGGTTGGACCGGCAAGAGCTGGGCGTGCTGGAACGGGGTAAGCGCTGCGCTGCAACGCTTCGACGTCGCGCCGGCTGCCAGTGACCTTCAACTCGTCTTCATCGATGCCGACGTCAACATGACACCCGAGGCGCTCGATGCGGTCACGAGCCAACAGCGCTTTCACGGCGGGCTGCTGTCCGTGCAGCCGCGCCACATCACGGTCAGTCCCTACGAGCAGCTGTCGGCGCTGTTCAACATCATCGCCGTGATGGGCGTTGGGGCAGGACACTTCCGCCCCCCGTCGGGTGCCTTCGGCCCCGTCTTTGTCACGACGCTCGCCGATTATCGGCGCGTTGGTGGCCACCGGTCTGTGCGCTCGGAAGTCGCCGAAGACCTTGCGTTGGCCCAGCGGTATCGCGATGCCGGACTGGCCGTAAACATCAGGCTTGGTGGGGATCTCATCAGCTTTCGGATGTACCCCAACGGCGTGCGCAGCCTTCTCGAAGGCTGGACCAAGAACTTCACCACCGGCGCCCTGTCGACCAGGTTGCTCACGTTGGTCGCAACGGTGCTGTGGGTGACAGCTCTCGGCTCGGCGGCGCTCGGGCTCGTCGATGCCATCGCCGGCCAGTCGCCACTGCTGTATGCAGGGCTCTATGCGGCCTTTGTCGCGCAGTTGGCGGTGATGCTTCATCGGGTCGGCCGATTCAGGTGGTGGACAGCGGTGCTGTACCCGGTGGGGCTGGCGACGTTCTTCGGCGTCTTTGCCTACTCGACCTGGCGCACGCTCGTGCGCCGATCGACGACGTGGAGTGGCCGAACCATCAACCTCACATCGACGGCTGCCACCGTCGAGGCCGAACCCGAGTGA
- a CDS encoding redoxin domain-containing protein — translation MTVHPPAPELAVSQWFNTDTELNLADLRGEVVVIEAFQMLCPGCVSHGLPQAQRIAARFGDDLTVLGLHTVFEHHAAMTPTSLEAFLHEYRITFPVGVDQAEPGNTMPITMRRYQLPGTPSLLAIDRSGALRANAFGQVDDLGLGALLARLIDEPSPDGVAAPPGVIDSGS, via the coding sequence GTGACCGTTCACCCACCCGCACCCGAACTTGCCGTCTCGCAGTGGTTCAACACCGACACGGAGTTGAACCTGGCGGACCTTCGAGGCGAGGTGGTGGTGATCGAAGCGTTCCAGATGCTGTGCCCCGGCTGTGTCAGCCACGGACTCCCCCAGGCCCAGCGCATCGCCGCCCGCTTCGGCGACGACCTCACCGTCCTGGGGCTGCACACCGTGTTCGAGCACCACGCCGCCATGACACCCACCTCGTTGGAGGCGTTCCTCCACGAGTACCGGATCACGTTTCCGGTGGGCGTCGACCAGGCCGAACCGGGCAACACCATGCCCATCACCATGCGGCGCTACCAGCTTCCTGGCACACCCAGCCTGCTGGCGATCGATCGATCGGGTGCGCTGCGGGCCAATGCCTTTGGACAGGTCGACGACCTGGGTCTGGGCGCCCTGCTCGCACGGTTGATCGACGAACCGTCCCCTGACGGCGTCGCGGCGCCGCCTGGCGTGATCGATTCGGGATCATGA
- a CDS encoding HNH endonuclease, producing the protein MVWLFALPVAVWLWAVHLPHERRAPALTFAGMVTVFCLAVPVAAGVGERSTSEAVVETANSTAAATRPNPSEPAPSTAPTTTAAPPTTAPPTTPTTTAPPTTAPPTVAAPTSATPTTAPPTTAPPAPSGDVKALIGLLPVAAETDQDSYSRDLFAGWFDADNNGCDTRCEVLAAERHDSLPGLPEGGWLSAYDGYSTPDESELDIDHLVPLAEAWRSGASRWDPARRAAFANDLDAPESLIAVTAATNRSKSDSDPSGWQPRTLPTGAPTPPTG; encoded by the coding sequence ATGGTCTGGCTGTTCGCGCTTCCGGTGGCCGTGTGGCTGTGGGCGGTGCACCTGCCTCATGAGCGCCGGGCGCCCGCGCTGACGTTTGCAGGCATGGTGACCGTGTTCTGCCTGGCAGTCCCGGTCGCTGCCGGAGTGGGCGAGCGCAGCACGTCCGAAGCCGTCGTCGAGACCGCCAACTCGACAGCCGCCGCCACTCGTCCCAATCCATCCGAGCCGGCACCCAGCACTGCACCGACCACCACAGCAGCGCCGCCAACCACCGCTCCTCCGACGACCCCCACCACGACCGCCCCTCCAACGACGGCGCCACCAACCGTTGCCGCTCCCACGTCGGCCACACCCACCACTGCGCCCCCGACGACTGCTCCGCCGGCTCCATCCGGCGATGTGAAAGCGCTGATCGGTCTCCTCCCGGTGGCAGCGGAAACAGACCAAGACAGCTACAGCCGCGACCTCTTCGCCGGCTGGTTCGACGCTGACAACAACGGCTGCGACACACGTTGCGAGGTGCTCGCCGCCGAACGCCACGACAGTCTCCCAGGGCTCCCAGAAGGAGGATGGCTCTCCGCCTACGACGGCTACAGCACACCCGATGAATCGGAACTCGACATCGACCATCTGGTCCCACTCGCCGAGGCTTGGCGCAGCGGCGCCTCGCGTTGGGATCCGGCCCGACGCGCAGCGTTCGCCAACGACCTCGACGCGCCCGAGTCACTCATCGCGGTGACCGCCGCGACCAACCGGTCGAAGTCAGACAGCGATCCGTCGGGCTGGCAGCCCCGAACACTGCCCACTGGTGCACCTACGCCACCGACTGGGTAA
- a CDS encoding excalibur calcium-binding domain-containing protein: MLVALVALAAGDDTTVNNRTPQGIRVADATTTTERVGPTSTAAPTTSAPTTTTASTTTVATTTTAKPTTTVAPTTTAPPSPPPTTAPPPPPPPPPPPPPPTVAYAPPPAPVAPPLPEDGSVSYKNCDAARAAGAAPVMVGEPGYGKHLDRDGDGIGCET; encoded by the coding sequence ATGCTTGTTGCGCTCGTCGCACTGGCCGCAGGAGACGACACGACCGTCAACAACCGCACTCCCCAAGGGATCAGGGTCGCTGATGCGACCACAACAACCGAACGGGTTGGTCCCACCAGCACGGCCGCCCCGACAACCTCGGCGCCAACGACGACCACGGCAAGCACGACAACCGTGGCAACCACAACGACCGCGAAGCCCACCACAACGGTGGCGCCGACAACCACCGCGCCTCCGTCGCCACCACCGACGACCGCACCGCCACCGCCACCTCCTCCTCCTCCTCCTCCTCCTCCTCCGACAGTGGCCTATGCGCCGCCGCCTGCCCCGGTAGCCCCGCCCCTACCTGAGGATGGAAGCGTGAGCTACAAGAATTGCGACGCTGCGAGGGCCGCCGGCGCCGCTCCCGTGATGGTCGGTGAGCCCGGGTACGGCAAGCACCTGGATCGGGACGGTGACGGCATTGGCTGCGAAACCTGA
- a CDS encoding excalibur calcium-binding domain-containing protein: MRRFGLAAMLLSATTLGLTSCEFKTCTQLNKSYPHGVGKPGAVDRTSGTPRVTTFHRDANLYKLNARLDRDKDNIACEKR; the protein is encoded by the coding sequence ATGAGAAGATTCGGACTCGCCGCCATGTTGCTAAGTGCCACCACCCTTGGACTCACCAGCTGCGAGTTCAAGACCTGCACCCAATTGAACAAGAGCTACCCCCATGGCGTGGGCAAGCCAGGAGCCGTCGATAGAACGTCAGGGACCCCTCGGGTCACGACTTTTCACCGCGACGCCAACCTGTACAAACTCAATGCCCGACTCGATCGCGATAAAGACAACATCGCTTGCGAGAAGCGCTGA
- a CDS encoding ClbS/DfsB family four-helix bundle protein — MEVTAYRRLFFGWHEDARAGREVFFPAEGYKGNETKRYNADLRSKQAGLDWEQARSMLAEGHQRLVGFIDERSDADLYGGPMAPAKNHWTTGRWAEASGPSHYRSAAKYIRGWLRSMS, encoded by the coding sequence ATCGAGGTCACGGCGTATCGTCGCCTGTTCTTCGGTTGGCACGAAGACGCTCGCGCTGGCAGGGAAGTGTTCTTTCCGGCCGAGGGCTACAAGGGGAACGAGACGAAGCGCTACAACGCCGACCTGCGCTCGAAGCAAGCGGGTCTCGACTGGGAGCAGGCCCGATCGATGCTCGCCGAAGGTCACCAACGGCTCGTAGGTTTCATCGACGAGAGGTCCGACGCCGACCTGTACGGAGGCCCGATGGCGCCGGCCAAGAACCACTGGACCACAGGCCGCTGGGCCGAAGCGAGCGGGCCAAGCCACTACCGATCAGCTGCGAAATACATCCGGGGATGGCTTCGCAGCATGAGCTGA
- a CDS encoding addiction module protein, with translation MAVLPEELLEQALELSPTDRAELAAGLLASLDGDFADGAEVERLWTAETERRASQIASGEVRLTTWEHMAGRVDRLRSAPTE, from the coding sequence ATGGCCGTTCTACCTGAGGAGCTCCTGGAACAAGCACTCGAACTCTCGCCTACCGATCGAGCGGAGCTCGCGGCTGGGCTATTGGCGAGCCTCGACGGGGACTTCGCGGACGGCGCCGAAGTCGAACGGCTGTGGACAGCGGAGACCGAAAGGCGCGCCTCTCAGATCGCTTCTGGCGAAGTAAGGCTCACCACGTGGGAGCACATGGCGGGGCGCGTCGACAGGCTGCGGTCCGCCCCCACGGAATGA
- a CDS encoding helix-turn-helix domain-containing protein: MSRTHLVRLCDEGRIESYKVGNALRISSDEVMRILTARGQVKTEAREAAATADQRRRARAARVAGLV, from the coding sequence ATGTCTCGGACCCATCTCGTTCGCTTGTGCGACGAGGGACGCATCGAGAGCTACAAGGTCGGCAATGCCCTGCGCATCTCGTCCGACGAGGTCATGCGAATCCTGACCGCCCGGGGACAAGTCAAGACCGAGGCACGCGAAGCGGCAGCTACCGCCGATCAGCGTCGTCGTGCCCGTGCCGCACGCGTTGCTGGCTTGGTGTAG
- a CDS encoding nucleotidyltransferase domain-containing protein has translation MDFVRPIEAIVPGAQGRVLATLVETTAELNLREVAQLSAVSPAQASRILPGLVDLGVVERREVPPSSQFRLVREHTAARSLISLAHATDNVLGEIGRMASAMPNPPASVIVFGSFARREARTGSDIDVLVVRPTEIDEDDEGWANQLDDWRNGVGRLTGNAVEIVEYSPAEIETRLDEGSDLLRQVSTDGLLILGSDLASYRRSRSA, from the coding sequence GTGGACTTCGTTCGACCAATCGAGGCGATCGTTCCCGGCGCCCAAGGTCGAGTGCTGGCCACCCTCGTCGAAACCACTGCCGAGCTCAACCTTCGCGAAGTGGCTCAGCTCTCAGCCGTCAGCCCGGCACAGGCTTCCCGGATTCTGCCCGGGCTTGTCGACCTTGGTGTCGTCGAACGACGAGAGGTTCCGCCATCATCACAGTTTCGGCTCGTACGTGAGCACACTGCCGCCCGTTCGCTGATCTCGCTGGCCCATGCGACCGACAACGTGCTGGGCGAAATTGGCCGGATGGCTTCGGCCATGCCGAATCCACCCGCGAGCGTCATCGTCTTCGGCTCGTTCGCACGACGAGAGGCGAGGACGGGCAGTGACATCGATGTCCTCGTGGTACGCCCAACCGAGATCGATGAGGATGACGAGGGTTGGGCAAACCAGCTCGATGACTGGCGCAACGGGGTTGGTCGCCTCACGGGCAATGCGGTCGAGATCGTTGAGTACAGTCCCGCTGAAATTGAGACCCGGCTCGATGAAGGTAGCGACCTACTCCGTCAGGTCAGCACGGACGGGCTGCTGATCCTGGGTTCCGACCTTGCCTCCTACCGACGGAGCCGAAGTGCCTAA